In the genome of Helicovermis profundi, the window AATAAAAAAGTGATAAAATTGTTTTAATTAATAAATTTAATATTATTAATATATTATCTTTATATATTAAGGAGGATTACCATGGATCAAACGGATTACAAAATATTGGACGAATTGCAAAAAAGCGGCAGGATTTCTATGAAAGATTTAGGAAAAAAAGTTGCTCTTACATCACCTGCAGTTACAGAAAGAGTAAAAAAACTTGAAGATGCAGGAATTATATCTGGCTACTCTGCAATTATTGATCCAAAAAAACTAAATAAACACGTTCAAGCGATTATCAATGTAGATTTACAAGTGCATAATCACAAAAAATTTATTGAGTTAGCAAAAAAAGAGCCTTCTATAATTGAATGCCATCATTTAACTGGAGAAGATTGTATGCAAATAAAGGTCATAGTATCTAACACTGAAGAACTCGAGGAATTACTTAGTAGGATACAATCTATTGGAAGCACAAAAACAACTATTATTCTTTCGACACCACTAAAAAACAAACCAATTTTACCATAGATAAATGAATTTCTAAGATTCAGAGGGAGTTTTTACTCCCACTGAATCTTAGAAAACATAATACATGGCCTTTTTAGAGTTCTTTATCTCCCACTTTTTTAAGAAGTGGGGCTATTAGAATTCTAAGGTATCGGATAAAAAAAGTATAAAGGGAGATTCATATGAAAAAAAATAAAGTGATTTTAATAATCCTATTAATTGCATTTGTCAGTGTAAATTCATATATACTACTCACAAAAAAAACCGTAGTAAACTTTTATTCACACCCAGATAAGCTAGGATTTTTAAACGAGGCTATTAACGAATTTGAATCAAAACATAAAAATATTGATATAAATATGATTGAATTACCTGACAACACTAACGAGAAATATGAAATTATTAGTTCTACTCTTGCACTAAAAGATGGGTCAATCGATGTAATTGATGCCGATGTCACTTGGCCTTCGATTTTCGTTAACGCAGGTTGGGTAGAAAATATTGACACTCTACTTCCAGAAGAAGAAAGAAAGGACTATTTAGATAGCGCAATAAGTTCTGCTACAATCGATGGTAATTTATACGGTATTCCATATAGAATCGATTCTGGAATGCTCTATTATAGAAGTGATTTACTTGAAAAATATGGATTTAAAGTTCCTAAAACTTGGAATGAACTCATTAGAATTTCAAATTATATTATAGAGAAAGAAAATAATGACAAGCTTTATGGTTATGCTGGAAGTTGGTTTAAATATGAAGGGTTAACTTGTAATTACTTAGAATTTTTATGGAGCGATGGTGGCACTTTTATCAAAGATGATCATTCACTTGGCTCAAAAAAATCAGCAATAAAAGCACTAACAACTATGAATGATATGATCTATAAAGATAAAATAGCTCCTCCAAATGTTTACGATTTAAAAAGTGGAGATTTGCGAAAATTATTTATTAACGGGCAATTAATATTTATGAGAGACTGGCCAACTGGTTGGAAATATACTAATAAAGATGAATCACTAGTCAAAGGTAAAGTTAAAGTTTCGCCATTACCTTATTATGACAACTATGGTAAAAGCCATGGCACTTATGGTGGTTGGCTTTATATGATATCAAAATATTCAACTCATAAGAAAGAATCTATGGAATTTATAAAATTTTTAACAAGTTATGAACAAGAAAAAAAGAATGCACTTCTCTATAATTATCTTCCATCTGTTAAATCACTTTATGAAGATGAAGATATTCTTGTTAAAATGCCTTTTATAAATAGAATGAATGGTTATTTTAATGAAGCAAAACCGAGACCAAGAGTATATAATTATGATATAATATCTTATATCATACAAGATGAAGTTTCAAATGCTTTAAAAGGTACAAAAGACCCTAAAACATCTATTGATGATATGTTTTTAAGAATTAATGATTTAAATGAAAAATAATCGTACAAATATGTACATCTGAGGTGTGAATTTATGAAAAAAATTATTATAATTACATTTATTTTAATGATATTATTTTTTTATAATTTTAGTATCATAAATTACTCAGATAATTCTAAGATTATCAAAGAGTTAAATTTCGTAGGAGTAAATAATAATTTTCCTTATATATTTAATGATAAAAATGGTAAAGCAAAAGGGCTTATTGTTGATATCTTAAATGAAATTTCAAAAGAGAGTAATTATAAAATTAATTTTATTCTAACTTCTCCCCAAAATATAATTTCAACTTTCAACGAAAAAGGTGATATTTTGTTTTCAGATAATTATATCGACTCATCAAACTATAATTACAAAAATACTGTTCCTTTTTTAACTATTAGAAATCATATATTTGCTTACAAAAATCTAAAAGAATTACTAAAATTAAAATCATATGATAATCATTCAATAATTGATAAATCTTTAAAAAATAAACAAGTAGGTATAAAAAATAAAGAATTATCTATAAATATGGGATTATTATATACTAATAAATCAAATTTAATTACTTTTGACAATTACTCAGAAGGACTTTTACTTTTAAAAAATAAAAAAGTAGATTTAGTAATTATGCCAGAAACAACCGGAAAAGCTTTAATAAGAGATGAGGGTTATAGCAATTTGTTGATTTCTAAAAAGCACATTTTCTTAGAAAACTATTTTTTTACAGTAAAAAATGAAAATACTGCTTTGCTTGATGAACTTAATAAGCAAATACTGTTACTTCAAAAAGGAACTTTTATATCTGAAACTAATAGCAAATGGATTTCTAATATACAGGTTAATAGCATAAATTATTCGTATCTAAAATATTTTAATATTATTATTTTTTTAACTATAATTTACATTTTGTACCTTATATATAAAAGTAATAGCCTTAAAAACACTGTTGAAAACAAAGAATTTAAAATCAATGAGCAAAAAGAAATTAACGAAGAATTATTATCTGAGCTACTTAAACACGAAAAAGTTAAAAATGATTATTTTATTAATTTATCTCACGAACTAAGAACTCCGCTAAATGTAATTTTAGGCGCTACTCAATTAAGCGAAACATATATAAAAAAAGAAAATTATACAAAATTAATTGAAAATGCTGCATACCACAATTCCATTATAAAGAATAACGGATATCGACTTCTTAGAGTTATTAATAATATTATAGATATTAATAAATTTGATATCGATGAATATGTTATAAATATTGATTTTGTTGATATTGTATATATTCTAGAAGAAATTATCAATTCCACAAAACAATACGTAAATATGAAGAACCTTAAATTAAATTTTACTAGCGATATTGATGAAAAAATTATCCAATGTGATCCATTTGAAATAGATAGAGTATTTATGAACTTACTTTCAAACGCAATTAAATTTTCAAAAATTGACGGAGAAATTTGGATAAATATTTATGATGAAAGTGAAGGAATAAAAATTGTTTTTAAAGATAATGGAATAGGAATTCCAAAGGAAAAACAAAGTTCGATTTTTAAACGATTTTCTCAAGTAGATAACAATTTAAACCGTGCACATGAAGGCAATGGAATTGGTCTTTACCTTGTTAAATCGATTATAAACTTACACGGCGGTACTATTGAACTCGAAAGTGAAGAAAATATAGGTACTACATTTACAATATTTCTTCCTACTAAATCAAATTATACTTCTACTAATACTTCAAATGGAATTAACTCAAATCTAAACAACCAATACAATGTTGATTTAGAATTTTCTGAGATTATACAAGAAAATTTGCAAGAAAAAAACTAGTTCGTATAAACCAGTTTTTTTCTTTTTTTCTTTAATTTTGCTATTAAATAATCATATCATTATAGATTTCAATTTTATCATTAATATTTACGATTTTTTTATGCGAACCTCTATTTCCACCAATCATTCTAGACGGAATTCCTACTGAGGTCGAATTAGTAATCGTATTTTTTAAAACAACAGATCCAGCTCCAATCTTACTACCAGAATCAATATAAATAGGACCTAAAATCTTAGCACCTGAGCCTATTGTAACATTATCACCAATTGTTGGATGTCTTTTGCCTATATCCTTTCCTGTACCACCTAAGGTAACACCTTGATAAATTGTAACATTATCACCAATTTCAGTAGTTTCTCCTATAACAACACCTGTTCCATGATCAATAAATAGATTTTTCCCTATTGTTGCTCCTGGGTGAATTTCTATTCCAGTAAAAAATCTTCCTAATTGAGAAAATAATCTTGCTAAAAATAGTAATTTTCTTTTAAATAAAAAATTACTTAATCTGTATATACCTAAAGCGTGAACTGAAGGATAAAGTAGTAATACCTCAACAGATGTTCTTGCAGCTGGGTCTTGTTTCTTTATATAATCTAAATAGTCAAATATTTTCATTTTATCCTCCAATCCATAAACCAATTTACAAATATATACCTGTTGAAACATATTTTTCTCCGCCATCTGGTGAGATAAATACTATATTTTTATCATATCCATATTTATCGAAAATTTTCATAACTGCTGCTAAATTTGCGCCTGTTGATATGCCAATAAACAAACCTTCTTGCTTTAATAATTTTTTAGTCATTTCAAAAGATTCTTCATCAGTTACAGTAACAACTTCATCAATAAATTCTTCCTTATAGTTACTTGGAATAAAACCAGCACCTATTCCTTGAATTTTATGTGGTCCAGGTCCATTACCTGAAATAACTGCACTAGATTCTGGTTCTACTGCAACAACCTTAATATTTGCATTATATTCTTTCAAGTATTTAGCTACGCCAGTTATAGTTCCACCTGTTCCTACTCCTGTAACAAATATTTCTATATCTTTATTACTTTTTATAATTTCTGGTCCTGTAGTTTCATAGTGGTAAAGGTAGTTGCTTTCATTTGAAAATTGATTTAGCATAAAATAATTTTTATTTGATTCAAATAATTCATTAGCTTTTTCGATTGCACCTTTCATTCCTTTTGTTCCATCCGTTAATATTAGTTCTGCTCCATATGATTTTATAATGTTTCTTCTTTCTATACTCATTGTCTCAGGCATAACTATTTTTACGTTATATCCCATAAGATTTCCTATCATAGCAATTGCAATTCCTGTATTACCACTAGTTGGTTCAATTATGGTACTGCCTTTTTTTAGTTTCCCTGTCTTCATAGCATCTCTAATCATTCCATAAACAGCTCTATCTTTTACACTTCCACCAGGATTTTTACCTTCAAGTTTCACATATAGATTCTCAGCTCTTTTTTCAACATTACTTACCTTTACAATTGGTGTATTCCCTATTAGTTCTAAAATATTATTTTTCATTTTCTTCCTCCAAATATATATAAATTAATAAAATCAAATACAAAAATAAAAAAACTCCGTCTCTATTTTAGAGACGAAGTATATTCGCGGTTCCACTCTAATTATTATAAATAATAATCACTTTTTCGAGCACATTAAAATACTCTATTTTATTAACGGAAAATCCGATGCAGCCTACTAAATTCGGTGCATAGCTCAAAAGGGCACTTCATAACATTTTTTATAAAAACCTCTCACCTTTGGTTTTCTCTCTTAAATAATCCATGTAACTACTTTCCTTTATCAAAGCTCTATCTTTATTAATTTGTAATTTTCTTTAGTATATATTCTTAATTCCTAGTTGTCAAGTAAGAATTAAAAATTATTTTAATATTTCTAGTGGAGTCTTAATAAATTCTCTTATACCATGATCTTTCTCATGTTTTCTAAGAATTTCTTTCATTTTATCTTTATTACCTTTCATTTCATTTATTTTTTTATAATCTACTCCTTGAGAAAATGGACACGCTGTAATACAAATTCCGCAATCAGTACCTAAACTTCTCCATCTTTCATAACAAGTCTCATGATTTATTTTCCATCTTAAATTATCATTTTCATCAGTTATTTTATTTATAGGAATAGATTTACCAGGACAAGTTTTTATGCACTTACCACATATTTCGCAAAATTCTTCTAAACCCCAATCATCTTTTTCATCAATTTCAAGTGGAATATCTGTTGTAATTACACCAATTCTAACTCTAGAGCCATATTTTTTTGTAGTAAGAATTCCGTTTCTTCCAAGACTACCAAGTCCCGCTTCTCTTGCTACTAAAGGAACTACAGAAAGAAAGTTTCCATCCATTTGATTTCTAGCATCATAGCCTAAATCTTGAATAAAATAACTACCAATCATACCAATAATGCCCGCATTAAGATAACCCTTTGTTACTTCAATTACCTCTTCAAGCATGGGAGCACGATTCATCATTTCCTTGTCCATTTCAACTAAAAAACAAATAGCATATTTATGTTTTTCTGTTACTTTTTTTCCATAAACTTCACTAGAACGACCTCTATACGAATAATAAAATTCATCCTTCATTTCACAAATTCCAACTTCTACAGCACCTAAATATTTTAGAAATTTCTTAATTCTTTTTGTAATTTCAATACTTTCTACAGGAGTTTCAATTTCTGATTTTTTACCAGAAGATAAATGCTTAATATCACCCAAGAATCTAAAAATAGTATCCGGAAACTTAGCATTAATAGGATGATAGGCCATTGTTCCTTCACCACAAATATTAGGTAATTCTCTAAGATAATCATCAAATTCCTTTTTATCAGGATTTCTAGAGTAATATTCATTATATTCATATGAACCCTTTCCATAAGTCATTCTTGAAAACATAATATCTCTTTCATCAAATTTTTTCATTTTCCCTCCTAAAAAAGTTCCTATTTTAAAAATAATACACTTTTTAAAATAAGAACTCAAGAATACTTTTGTACATAGAAGTAAAATTATATACTAACACGTATGTTTATATATGTTAGTTATGCCTTACGTCATACGTGAATCATGCATTCCCATACCTCTGCTTTTAAATTTCAAGGCAATGTATTTTCGTATATGTGAATGGCGCCTTACGCCCGATACGTGAAGCCATGAATTACCATGACTCTGCTTTTGAATTTCATGGCAATGTATTTTCGTATATGTGAATGGCGCCTTACGCCCGATACGTGAAGCTATGAATTACCATGACTCTGCTTTTGAATTTCATGGCAATGTATTTTCGTATATGTGAATGGCGCCTTACGTCGAAGACGTGAAGCCATGAATATATACGAAAATACTAATTTGTAACATTATTAAACATTTCAATTTGTGATTTATTTTTTTCATCAGTAATACTCTTATATCCATTATTAATAAAATATGAGTTTAATATTTTAAAATCGCTAACATCATTCATATTAATCATAATGCTTCGCTTGGGATTTTCTATTTTTTCAGTTGTAGGATTATAAATAGTTTGAACACCATTAAAAGTAATTCCTTTTACATTATCTAAAATATAAAGATTCTCTGTATCATTCTCATATATTCTTGAATCTTTAATCAAAATATTTTTTACATCCTTTAACTTAATAGGAACAATTGTAGAATCTGTTATCATTGATCCATCCATACTAATATTATCTGTTTTTTCTGCGTTAAGACCAATTAAGCCTGAACCAAATAAAAAAGAATCTGAAATATTAATATTGCTAGAATCTTTAATTCCAAAAACATCTCCTGAACACACATTATATAAATGTCCAACAATAAGATTATCAAAATTTAAATTTTTACTATTTTTTATATTAATAACTGTATCATATTCTGTCATAATAAATGCAGGTTTATCTCCTAGAGTCTTTATAGTTAAATTATTTCGTGATTCAAATTTTTCATTAAATACTTGTTCACCTGAATCATTATATGAGTATCCACCCAATATATGGTAAACTTTCGGATCTAAAATTAATGTTCTATCATCACCTAAATTTCTAACCAATTCATCAGAATTATGAATTCTAATTACTAAATTTTCATTTGCTGTTGAATTATTAAATTTTACAGTATCGTGCTTAATTTCCTTTTTAAATTTATCTAAAGAAGTTATATAGCTATTATATTTATTATATATTTTCTTAGCATTATCAAAAAACACACTATAATCCAAATCACCACTAATAATATTTTTTTCTACCAAATAATCTTTCATATCTTCTGTTATCAAATATAATTTTTTTGACAATAAACTTGGAATTTCTTTATATATACTGGTATATTTAGAAGTTGGATACGTTTCAATTAAATACTCGTACATAGAAATATTATTACTTGAAATGGCATAATCATAATAATATAATTCATTTTCATTTGAATTATTCGCCCAGTTCATAATTGCAAAAGGTCCACTTAAATTTAGTGCATAACTTTTTTCGTAATTAGTTATGCCATTTTTATAATCAAAAGCAGGATGATCTTCATTAAATTTTTCCCACATAATTAAATTATCAATTGCTTTATAGGAATATTCTGTTTGAACGTAAGTCCTATCCATATTTTGCGAAGCCGATTGTGAAGCAATCTCCTTATTTCTAAGTAATAAATACTCTAAAATATCTTCAGTAACATACTTGTTAACACTCGATATAATAAATCCCGGGTCTTCTTCAAAATAAACACCATCCATAGTATCTGATATTTTTATACCTGAACTTTCAAGCATGATAATCTTAGATTTTAGCAATGTATCGTTTATCTCAGATATTTCTTTAATAGTAATTGTATTATCATCGTTATAGTTTAAAATTTTATCTAAATCAGTATAGGAAAATAAATTAAAATCTGCATTTTGAATATACTTGTTATAATAGGCTAAAAATTCACTAAATACTTCATCATTAATAGAATCATACGATAATTTTTGAGAAACATCTTTATATGCATAAAGTGCCGTTTCAACACCTCTTAAATCAAAAATACCTAAATTATCTATAAGTTTACTATACTTTTCAATAGCTTTTTCTTTTAAGATATCTTCACTTAAATCTAAAGAATTATTTATCCAATCAGTGGTTTCTTTAATTAGCAAATCATAATATGAATTATCTTTCACAATGTAAGTATTATTAAAAATATCTTCACTATTTGTTTCTACAACAAATGTATTGTTTTTAATAACACTATTGGTAAATGCATCCCTAAAATTAAATAAATTATCAAGTTTATTTCCTTCAATTTTACAATTATAATATTTTATTGGATTTTCAGAATCATTGTTTGAAAAATTAGTATAAATATCCTCATTTGAATATTCACTATTATTTAAAAACTCAGTATTTACAAATCCTATATTTTTCGAATTATAGGCATTAACAACACCATCTATTATTGTATTATTTTCAAATTTTGAATTCGTAAATTCAATTTTATTAGAATTTTTTATTACTACTCCTGAATAAGAATTATCATGAATTACTGTTTTATCTATTTTAAAATTTTCAGAATCTTCAAAAGTAATACCAATCGTACCTGAACCAAATAAATTCAAATTATTTAATTCTACATTATCAGAATAATCAAAGTATAAAACTCCTCCAGAACATTCACCTTTATCTTCTGTGTGTCCCATAGTAATATTACTAATTTTAAGATTATCTACATCTTTAAAAGTTAAGACATTTGAATATCTTGGATTAATTAAAAATCTTGTGTTTTTTACATCCTCACCTATTAATGTTAAGTTATCAACTTTTCTAAATATAATTTGCTCACCATCATATGTAGATTCATATCTAATAAATTCATTATTAACTTTAACACTTAAAAGATCATAATCTCCGCTCTTAAGTTTTATTATTGCATTTGGTTTGATTGCATTAAGTAACTCTTCAGTTGTTGAAACTTCAACAGTATTTTTATTATTTTGTTCTACCTTATTGTCAATAATATCAACCGCTTCACTCTTATTAACATCAGTTACATCTGTTTTTTTACTATTATCATTTTTAGTACACCCACTTATAAAAATTGCTGTGAAAACTAATAGTAGTAATATTATTTTTTTATTCATAGTCCCTCCTGTTTTTTTTCAAATATTAAAGAAATAAAAACTCCCTCTGAAGTTTATAAATTCATTTATATATAATTAATTTTTACAAAAAATAAATTTAGTACACAAATTATTATATATTAATTGTGTACTAAACTCAGTAAATATTTTGAAATTGTAATTATATTTTAATTAAAGAATTAATATTCTAATCTAGTATATTTTTTCTAGAGAATACCCTATATCATTAAGAGATTCTATTATTTGCTTAATATGTTCATGACCACTAGTCTCACAGGTCACCTCAAGATGAACATTCATAAATCTATCTGTATTTTTAAATTGGTTATGATCAAGTCCAATAACATTTGCATTTAATTTAGCTAACCTATCAGCAATTCTAAGAAGTTCACCTGGCTTGTCAGGAAGCTGAACACTAAAACAGAAAAGCCTTCCTCTTGAAACTAAGCCTTTATTAATCATTGTTGAAACTGTTACTACGTCAATATTGCCACCACTTAAAAGACAAACTACTTTTTTATTCCAAACATTAAGCTTTTTAAGTGCTGCAAAAGGCAAACTACCCGCATTTTCTGATACAATTTTATGCTTTTCCATAAGAAGAAGGAATGCTTCCATAATTTCTCTATCACTGACAGTAATAATCTCATCAACATAATCTCTTATAATATCAAAAGTGATTACTCCAGGTTTTTTTACAGCAACTCCGTCTGCTATTGTGTCCACAAACGATAAATTAACGAGTTCATTTTTTCTAACTGATTCTTTCATTGCCATAGCACCTTCTGGCTCTACGCCAATTACTTTAATACTTGGATTAATTTCTTTTGCAGCCAGAGCAATTCCACTAATAAGTCCACCGCCTCCTACTGGCACTAATATATAATCAGTTTCTCTAAGTTCATCTAAAATTTCAAGACTTATTGTTCCCTGCCCTTCTATAACGTCCAAATCATCAAATGGATGAACAAACACATAATCATTTTCTTCTTGAAGTCGTTTTGCTTCTTCGTAAGCTTCATCATAACAGTCACCAAACAAAACAACTTTTGAACCATAATTTTTCGTAGCTTCAACCTTTATAATAGGTGTAGTTTTAGGCATTACAATAGTTGAAAGAACTCCAAGTTTAGTAGCCGCATATGCAACTCCCTGAGCATGATTGCCAGCAGATGATGCTATAACCCCTCTTTTTCTTTCTTCTTTAGTAAGTTTAGAAATTTTATTATATGCACCTCTGATTTTAAATGCACCTGTTCGTTGTAAATTCTCAGGTTTTATAAAAACCTCATTACCAGATTCTTTACTAAAAACTTCACTATAAATAAGTTTTGTCTCTTTAATCGTTCCCTCGAGATTTTTTGATGCATTTAAAAAATTGAGATAATCATAGTAATTTCTTTCTAATTTTAAAGCTCTTTGTTCCATTGTAATCCCTCCGTTTAAACTCTCTACATTTTTATATCTACATTTTTTATATTCAAATACTAGTCTCTATTTTTTTCTAGTATTATAATGAATTCATAATTTCTAAAACAAAAACAAAAATCCGTCCTTATATAAAGGACGGATATAATCCGCGGTACCACCTTAATTGCATAGCCACTCAGTTTTAGCTCTAACAAGCCTAAGCATAGTAACGATGCTAACCGTAAATTCTTACTAACTTTCAGAATTTCAACTCAAGAGTGATTAAAATTTTTGTTTTTATTAGCTTTCACCAAACGCTAACTCTCTAAAAAAAACGTACAAAATCTTCTTCTCTTTCAAAGTTTTTATTATTATTTTTAATATTTCTAAAATTCTAACAAATTCGTAAACTAATTGCAAGTGCTTTTCAAATAATAATTTATTTATATATGAATCCATGTAATTTTATATGTAAAAATCAAAAAAAATATTAAAATTGAAATTTACTGTTGACATTTTATAATTAAAGGCTATAATGAGTATTAATTAAATATTCATTCGAAAGAATGATCCTTATCAAGAGAGACGGAGGGGTCTGGCCCTATGAAGTCCGGCAACCTACATTATGTGTGGTGCTAATTCCAGCGGTTTTTACCGACAGATGAGATAATTTGTATATAACTCTATTCATCTGAATAGAGTTTTTTATTTATTATCTCATCAAGAGAGGCTGAGGGGTCTGGCCCTTTGAAGCCCGGCAACCTACATTATGTGTGGTGCTAATTCCAGCGGTTTTCCGGCAGATGAGTAAATATTACACTACATCTGTAGTGTATTTTTTTTACTAATTAGCCTAATATTACTATACTTAGGAGGCTTATCATGAATAAGAAAAGAACATTTAAAGACATTAATGAGAAAATTAAAAATGGGAACGTAGTTGTTGTTACTGCAGAGGAAATTATCGATATAGTTGACGAAAAAGGAATTGATGAAGCATTTGAACTTATAGATGTTGTTACTACTGCAACCTTTGGACCAATGTGTTCAACAGGAGCATTTTTAAATTTTGGACATTCTGACCCACCCATTAGACTAGAAAAATTAACTCTAAATAACGTTGAAGCATATGGCGGTCTTGCAGCTGTAGATACTTATATAGGAGCAACTGAGGAATCAAGTGATAAAGGCTATGAATACGGAGGAGCACATGTAATTAGAGATTTAATAGATGGGAAAATTGTAACACTTAACGCTTCAGCCAAAGGTACTGACTGTTATCCAAGAAAAACTCTTCATAGAGATATAAAACTGGAAGATCTTAACGAGGCATATTTATTTAATCCAAGAAATTGCTATCAAAACTATGCTGCAGCAATAAACACTACAGATGAACCTATATATACTTACATGGGAACTTTACTTCCTAATAAAGGAAATATAAATTACTCTACTGTAGGTGAACTTAGTCCACTTTTAAATGATCCATACCTTAAAACAATTGGACTTGGAACAAGAATTTTTATAGGTGGAACTACTGGATACATTGCTTGGAATGGCACTCAATTTAATACAAATGCCACTAGATATGAAAATGGAATAACTAAAACTCCTGGTGCAACACTTGCTTTAATTGGAAATTTAAAAGAAATGAGTACAGAATTTATTAATCCTGCCGTTTTTAAAAAGTATGGAACAAGCATAAACGTAGGCGTAGGTATCCCCATTCCAATTCTAGATAAAGAAATTTTAAGAGGATGTGCTATTAGAAATAGTCAAATAAAAACTAATATCGTGGATTATTCAGTAAAAAAATTATCAAAACCTGTTCTAACAAGCGTAACTTACGAAGAATTAAAATCAGGACAAATTGAACTCGATGGAAAATTAATTAAAACAGC includes:
- a CDS encoding right-handed parallel beta-helix repeat-containing protein, with protein sequence MNKKIILLLLVFTAIFISGCTKNDNSKKTDVTDVNKSEAVDIIDNKVEQNNKNTVEVSTTEELLNAIKPNAIIKLKSGDYDLLSVKVNNEFIRYESTYDGEQIIFRKVDNLTLIGEDVKNTRFLINPRYSNVLTFKDVDNLKISNITMGHTEDKGECSGGVLYFDYSDNVELNNLNLFGSGTIGITFEDSENFKIDKTVIHDNSYSGVVIKNSNKIEFTNSKFENNTIIDGVVNAYNSKNIGFVNTEFLNNSEYSNEDIYTNFSNNDSENPIKYYNCKIEGNKLDNLFNFRDAFTNSVIKNNTFVVETNSEDIFNNTYIVKDNSYYDLLIKETTDWINNSLDLSEDILKEKAIEKYSKLIDNLGIFDLRGVETALYAYKDVSQKLSYDSINDEVFSEFLAYYNKYIQNADFNLFSYTDLDKILNYNDDNTITIKEISEINDTLLKSKIIMLESSGIKISDTMDGVYFEEDPGFIISSVNKYVTEDILEYLLLRNKEIASQSASQNMDRTYVQTEYSYKAIDNLIMWEKFNEDHPAFDYKNGITNYEKSYALNLSGPFAIMNWANNSNENELYYYDYAISSNNISMYEYLIETYPTSKYTSIYKEIPSLLSKKLYLITEDMKDYLVEKNIISGDLDYSVFFDNAKKIYNKYNSYITSLDKFKKEIKHDTVKFNNSTANENLVIRIHNSDELVRNLGDDRTLILDPKVYHILGGYSYNDSGEQVFNEKFESRNNLTIKTLGDKPAFIMTEYDTVINIKNSKNLNFDNLIVGHLYNVCSGDVFGIKDSSNINISDSFLFGSGLIGLNAEKTDNISMDGSMITDSTIVPIKLKDVKNILIKDSRIYENDTENLYILDNVKGITFNGVQTIYNPTTEKIENPKRSIMINMNDVSDFKILNSYFINNGYKSITDEKNKSQIEMFNNVTN
- the ilvA gene encoding threonine ammonia-lyase, which gives rise to MEQRALKLERNYYDYLNFLNASKNLEGTIKETKLIYSEVFSKESGNEVFIKPENLQRTGAFKIRGAYNKISKLTKEERKRGVIASSAGNHAQGVAYAATKLGVLSTIVMPKTTPIIKVEATKNYGSKVVLFGDCYDEAYEEAKRLQEENDYVFVHPFDDLDVIEGQGTISLEILDELRETDYILVPVGGGGLISGIALAAKEINPSIKVIGVEPEGAMAMKESVRKNELVNLSFVDTIADGVAVKKPGVITFDIIRDYVDEIITVSDREIMEAFLLLMEKHKIVSENAGSLPFAALKKLNVWNKKVVCLLSGGNIDVVTVSTMINKGLVSRGRLFCFSVQLPDKPGELLRIADRLAKLNANVIGLDHNQFKNTDRFMNVHLEVTCETSGHEHIKQIIESLNDIGYSLEKIY
- a CDS encoding homocysteine biosynthesis protein; this encodes MNKKRTFKDINEKIKNGNVVVVTAEEIIDIVDEKGIDEAFELIDVVTTATFGPMCSTGAFLNFGHSDPPIRLEKLTLNNVEAYGGLAAVDTYIGATEESSDKGYEYGGAHVIRDLIDGKIVTLNASAKGTDCYPRKTLHRDIKLEDLNEAYLFNPRNCYQNYAAAINTTDEPIYTYMGTLLPNKGNINYSTVGELSPLLNDPYLKTIGLGTRIFIGGTTGYIAWNGTQFNTNATRYENGITKTPGATLALIGNLKEMSTEFINPAVFKKYGTSINVGVGIPIPILDKEILRGCAIRNSQIKTNIVDYSVKKLSKPVLTSVTYEELKSGQIELDGKLIKTAPLSSMKKARKIAYILKEQIEKGEFLLQEPIKNFDLNSTVKPLKKEAK